In Marivirga salinae, a single window of DNA contains:
- a CDS encoding TIGR04282 family arsenosugar biosynthesis glycosyltransferase, with protein MNKKRLLIIFVKNPELGKCKTRLAATIGDEKALNFYKNMLVRTKEVTVHVNSDKAVYYSSFIDENDLWPNQAPFYKHLQYKNTDLGIKMQSAFEEAFQSGYESVCIIGSDCYALDEKVIKKAFDALENQETVLGPCKDGGYYLLGMNKLYPEFFRNKNWSTETVTPDTIRDFIDLRLNYSLLDELIDIDNEEDLNSLPKEKIIELLSF; from the coding sequence ATGAATAAAAAGCGTTTGTTAATTATCTTCGTTAAAAATCCTGAATTAGGTAAATGTAAAACCCGATTGGCGGCTACAATAGGTGATGAAAAAGCATTGAATTTTTATAAGAACATGCTGGTAAGAACCAAAGAAGTAACTGTGCATGTCAATTCTGATAAAGCAGTATATTATTCTTCTTTCATTGATGAGAATGATTTATGGCCTAATCAGGCACCATTCTACAAGCATTTGCAATATAAAAATACTGACTTAGGGATCAAAATGCAATCGGCTTTTGAGGAAGCCTTTCAAAGTGGTTATGAATCAGTTTGTATCATCGGAAGTGATTGCTATGCTTTAGATGAGAAAGTGATCAAAAAGGCTTTTGATGCTTTAGAAAATCAAGAAACTGTTTTGGGCCCTTGCAAGGATGGTGGTTACTATTTATTGGGTATGAATAAATTGTATCCTGAGTTTTTTAGAAATAAAAATTGGAGCACGGAGACCGTCACGCCAGATACTATTAGAGATTTTATTGACCTCAGATTAAATTATAGCTTATTGGATGAGTTGATTGATATAGATAATGAGGAAGATTTAAATTCATTGCCTAAAGAGAAGATTATCGAGTTATTATCATTTTAG
- a CDS encoding Hsp20/alpha crystallin family protein, which translates to MNLLKNKDLLRNLLYQGDQLNTLAGGVAQVDFKIENQKDGFLIVVNAPGIEAEQLKVISEQNSLQIFATINHPAENQGVMIPLFYRKVQLPVFADTDDVDAVHHDNKLEIFVPIGKNSANNKKEVNIKQI; encoded by the coding sequence ATGAACCTACTCAAAAATAAAGATTTATTAAGAAACTTATTATACCAAGGTGACCAATTGAATACCTTGGCAGGGGGCGTTGCACAAGTTGATTTTAAAATAGAAAACCAAAAAGATGGTTTTTTGATAGTGGTGAATGCTCCAGGTATTGAGGCTGAACAACTTAAAGTAATTTCAGAGCAAAACTCTTTACAGATATTCGCTACCATAAATCATCCTGCTGAAAATCAAGGCGTAATGATCCCACTTTTTTATAGAAAGGTACAATTGCCAGTTTTTGCAGACACGGATGATGTAGATGCAGTTCACCATGATAACAAATTGGAAATATTTGTCCCAATTGGCAAAAATAGCGCAAATAATAAAAAAGAAGTAAATATCAAACAAATATAA
- a CDS encoding rhodanese-like domain-containing protein — translation MLKIWLNIMLFSFLQSLVACGQQTYDQKLQSLYSNTVPLVKPQEVKEKLNSKEVVILDTRSAKEYSISHLPDAQFVGYDHFDIEQVKDIPKDKEVVVYCSVGYRSEKIGEKLKNAGFQNVSNMYGGIFQWKNEDFEVVNQKGQITDSVHVYNKRWGKWLEEGKGIKVYE, via the coding sequence ATGCTTAAAATCTGGTTGAATATCATGTTGTTTTCATTTTTACAATCCTTAGTGGCTTGCGGTCAGCAGACCTATGATCAAAAGCTTCAGTCACTTTATAGTAATACGGTTCCTCTTGTTAAGCCACAAGAAGTAAAAGAAAAGCTTAATAGCAAGGAAGTAGTAATTTTAGATACTCGTTCAGCAAAAGAATATAGTATTAGTCATTTACCAGATGCTCAATTTGTTGGTTATGATCATTTTGATATCGAACAAGTTAAAGACATTCCCAAAGACAAGGAAGTAGTCGTTTATTGTTCTGTTGGATATAGAAGCGAAAAAATAGGAGAGAAGCTCAAAAATGCAGGTTTTCAGAATGTTAGCAATATGTATGGTGGTATTTTCCAATGGAAAAATGAAGACTTTGAAGTAGTGAACCAAAAAGGACAAATTACCGATAGTGTACATGTTTATAATAAGCGCTGGGGAAAATGGTTGGAAGAGGGAAAAGGGATTAAAGTTTATGAATAA
- a CDS encoding glycosyltransferase family 2 protein, with translation MDSKIVVIIPAFNEENAVGKVVKAIPKDWVEEIVVVNNNSTDQTRQAAEKEGALVLDQAIKGYGNACLKGIEYVKSKTQKPDIIVFLDADYSDYPEQLPDLVNPILKEKIDMVIGSRALGEREGGSMTFPQVFGNWLATRLIRLFYGYRFTDLGPFRAIRWDKLMEINMQDKTFGWTVEMQVKAAKMKMKCTEVPMAYRNRIGKSKVSGTVYGTVMAGYKILYTIFKYL, from the coding sequence ATGGATTCTAAAATAGTAGTTATAATTCCTGCCTTTAATGAGGAGAATGCCGTTGGTAAGGTAGTGAAAGCTATTCCAAAGGATTGGGTGGAGGAAATAGTAGTTGTAAATAATAATTCTACAGACCAAACTCGACAGGCAGCAGAAAAGGAAGGGGCATTGGTACTGGATCAGGCTATTAAAGGCTACGGAAATGCTTGTTTGAAGGGGATAGAATATGTAAAATCCAAAACACAAAAGCCAGATATCATTGTTTTTTTAGATGCAGATTATTCTGATTATCCAGAGCAATTACCTGATTTAGTAAATCCTATTTTAAAAGAAAAAATAGATATGGTAATTGGTTCAAGGGCTTTAGGAGAAAGAGAAGGAGGAAGCATGACCTTTCCTCAAGTTTTTGGAAATTGGCTAGCTACCAGATTAATTAGACTCTTTTATGGCTATCGTTTTACAGACTTAGGTCCTTTTAGGGCAATCCGTTGGGATAAGCTGATGGAGATTAATATGCAGGATAAAACCTTCGGGTGGACTGTAGAGATGCAAGTGAAAGCAGCCAAAATGAAAATGAAATGCACGGAAGTGCCAATGGCTTACAGGAACCGAATTGGAAAATCGAAGGTTTCAGGTACAGTATACGGAACAGTTATGGCAGGTTATAAAATTTTATATACCATTTTTAAATATTTATGA
- the dnaE gene encoding DNA polymerase III subunit alpha → MYLIYDTETTGLPKNYNAPLSDADNWPRCVQIAWQLHGANGELLDAQNHIIKPEGFDIPYNAEKVHGISTERAQKEGKLLIEVLEAFEMVLEKTDVVVGHNISFDVSIMGAEMLRKELSELVLTEKPIIDTKEAGTDFCKIPGGRGGKFKWPTLTELHKKLFGQDFADAHDAAYDVDATAKCFFGLINEKAVKPLGETPIEAINYEPPKLDAANFAASSKNEEKAASDALKQAKNADISELSDTNFVHLHCHTQFSILQSTSEIPSMVNKAKELGMPAIAMTDHGNMMGAYNFVRDANKAGIKPIVGCEYFLTQDRTNKKNKDDGFQTVLLAKNKAGYHNLAKLSSIAFVEGFYYVPRIDKEALIQYKDNIIATTGGLWGEVPFLILNAGESQAEEAFVWWKEQFGEDFYIELNQHGIPEEQKVNEVLLKFAKKYDVKYFAANNTYYTNKEDAEAQDILLCVKDGETTGEHGKPKKYVGKRGREYRFGLPNDEFYIKSQDEMKKLFVDYPEAIACTAEIADKIEGFELARDVLLPKYDIPQEFIDPKDAEDGGNRGENAYLKHITYEGAKKRYPEITDEIKERLDFELETIERTGYPGYFLIVQDFTTAAREMGVSVGPGRGSAAGSAVAYCTAITNIDPIKYDLLFERFLNPDRVSLPDIDIDFDDHGRQKVIDYVIKKYGANQVAQITTYGTMAAKSAIRDTARVMELPLMDADRIAKLVPDIKLKALFDLASDKKKLSAKLKNNGEAISKAEELLNLAKADDASAKVINQARVLEGSVRNTGIHACGVIITPDDITKFVPVALAKDSDMYCTQFDNAVVENAGLLKMDFLGLKTLTLIKDAVRIVEERHGVKLDPDEFPIDDPKTYELFQKGETVGIFQYESAGMQKYLRDLKPTEFSDLIAMNALYRPGPLEYIPNFVKRKNGLEEISYDLPEMEEYLKETYGITVYQEQVMLLSQKLAGFTKGEADVLRKAMGKKIFALLEELKPKFINQGAEKGHPKDVLEKIWKDWEAFAAYAFNKSHSTCYAWVAYQTAYLKAHYPAEYMASVLSNNMGQITDVTFFMEECKRAEIEVLGPDVNESNPGFTVNENGQIRFGLAAIKGAGSAAVESIIQERKANGQYKDIFDFAERIPLKSVNKKTFESLAMAGGFDCFKEYHRKQFLVSDNGEGTLIEKIIKYAQKLQHEKDSAQTSLFGGEGGVAIPPPRVAEMEPYSELEKLNIEKEVVGLFISGHPLDAYRFEMESFCNTQVSELNDIESLASKNEIKVGGIVTAVAHRQTKTGKPFGTLTLEDYGGSFTFFMFGDDYLANKQFYENGWFIFISGRVGKKPWGDQALEFKISKVELLSELRDKRTKSLAIMLDLNAITEDLIVELDNLCQTFKGECEVKLELQDKINGYKVETKSRKYKVNPSNELIEGLNRIPDLNYRILT, encoded by the coding sequence ATGTATTTAATTTACGATACCGAGACCACCGGATTACCAAAAAATTACAACGCCCCATTAAGTGATGCAGACAATTGGCCACGCTGTGTGCAGATTGCTTGGCAGCTGCACGGAGCCAATGGTGAGTTATTGGATGCACAAAATCACATCATCAAACCTGAAGGTTTTGATATTCCCTATAATGCCGAAAAAGTGCATGGTATTTCTACCGAAAGAGCCCAGAAAGAAGGTAAACTGCTAATTGAAGTTTTAGAAGCTTTCGAAATGGTTCTGGAGAAAACCGATGTGGTGGTCGGACATAATATTAGTTTCGATGTTTCCATAATGGGAGCGGAGATGTTGAGAAAAGAACTTTCTGAATTGGTTCTTACGGAAAAACCCATAATCGATACCAAAGAAGCGGGGACTGATTTCTGTAAAATACCTGGTGGAAGAGGAGGAAAGTTTAAGTGGCCAACGCTAACAGAGCTTCATAAAAAACTTTTCGGACAAGATTTTGCAGATGCACATGATGCAGCTTACGATGTGGATGCTACTGCAAAATGTTTCTTTGGCTTGATTAATGAAAAAGCAGTAAAGCCCTTGGGTGAAACTCCAATCGAAGCGATTAATTATGAGCCGCCAAAATTAGATGCAGCTAATTTTGCTGCAAGTTCAAAAAATGAAGAAAAGGCAGCTTCTGATGCATTAAAGCAAGCTAAAAATGCTGATATATCAGAATTAAGTGATACTAATTTTGTGCATCTTCATTGCCATACGCAATTTTCCATTTTGCAATCGACTTCGGAAATTCCCTCAATGGTCAATAAGGCAAAAGAATTAGGTATGCCAGCCATCGCCATGACAGATCACGGCAATATGATGGGTGCCTATAATTTTGTGCGTGACGCGAATAAAGCCGGAATAAAACCCATCGTGGGTTGTGAGTATTTCCTTACGCAGGATAGAACTAATAAGAAAAATAAGGATGATGGTTTTCAAACTGTTCTTTTAGCAAAAAATAAAGCAGGATATCATAATTTAGCTAAGCTTTCTTCCATCGCCTTTGTGGAAGGCTTTTATTATGTGCCTCGAATTGATAAAGAAGCATTAATCCAATATAAAGATAATATCATTGCCACTACTGGTGGATTATGGGGAGAAGTCCCATTTTTGATTCTAAATGCTGGGGAAAGCCAGGCGGAAGAAGCTTTTGTTTGGTGGAAAGAACAATTTGGGGAAGATTTTTACATTGAATTAAACCAACACGGGATTCCCGAAGAGCAAAAGGTCAATGAAGTATTATTAAAATTTGCCAAAAAGTATGATGTAAAATATTTCGCAGCCAATAATACGTACTACACCAATAAAGAAGATGCTGAAGCGCAAGATATTTTACTTTGCGTGAAAGATGGTGAAACGACTGGAGAGCATGGAAAGCCTAAAAAATATGTAGGAAAAAGAGGACGCGAATATCGTTTTGGTTTGCCAAATGATGAATTTTACATCAAGTCTCAGGACGAAATGAAGAAGTTGTTTGTTGATTATCCAGAAGCCATTGCGTGCACAGCTGAGATAGCAGACAAAATTGAAGGTTTTGAATTAGCAAGGGATGTTCTCTTACCTAAATATGATATTCCTCAAGAGTTTATTGATCCTAAAGATGCTGAGGATGGTGGAAACAGGGGGGAAAATGCTTATTTAAAACATATCACTTATGAAGGAGCTAAAAAGCGATATCCTGAAATAACAGATGAAATAAAGGAACGACTTGATTTTGAGTTGGAAACTATTGAAAGAACTGGTTATCCAGGTTATTTCTTGATTGTACAGGATTTTACCACAGCCGCCAGAGAAATGGGCGTTTCAGTTGGGCCTGGAAGGGGTTCGGCAGCAGGTTCAGCAGTAGCTTACTGTACAGCCATTACCAATATTGACCCTATTAAATATGATTTACTATTCGAGCGTTTCTTGAATCCAGATAGGGTTTCATTACCCGATATTGATATTGATTTTGATGATCACGGAAGGCAAAAAGTAATTGATTATGTGATTAAAAAGTATGGAGCTAATCAGGTAGCCCAAATCACCACTTATGGTACTATGGCGGCTAAATCAGCCATTCGAGATACAGCAAGGGTGATGGAGTTGCCGCTTATGGATGCCGATAGGATTGCCAAATTGGTTCCTGATATTAAGCTCAAGGCCTTATTTGATTTGGCATCTGATAAAAAGAAGTTATCAGCAAAATTGAAGAATAATGGGGAAGCGATTAGCAAAGCGGAAGAATTATTGAATTTAGCAAAAGCAGATGATGCTTCTGCAAAAGTAATTAATCAAGCAAGAGTTCTAGAAGGCTCGGTTAGAAACACTGGGATTCATGCCTGCGGAGTAATTATCACCCCTGATGATATTACCAAATTCGTTCCAGTTGCATTGGCCAAGGATTCGGATATGTACTGCACGCAGTTTGATAATGCGGTGGTAGAGAATGCAGGTCTCCTGAAAATGGATTTCTTGGGTTTGAAGACTTTAACGCTGATCAAAGATGCTGTCAGAATTGTGGAGGAAAGACATGGTGTTAAACTTGATCCAGATGAATTTCCGATAGATGACCCAAAAACATATGAGCTGTTCCAAAAAGGAGAAACGGTTGGGATTTTCCAGTATGAATCTGCTGGTATGCAAAAATATTTGCGGGATTTAAAGCCTACAGAGTTTTCGGATCTGATCGCGATGAACGCACTTTACCGACCAGGACCTTTAGAGTATATTCCCAATTTCGTAAAGCGTAAAAATGGTCTGGAAGAAATCAGTTATGACCTTCCGGAAATGGAGGAATATCTGAAGGAAACTTATGGTATCACTGTTTACCAGGAGCAGGTGATGTTGCTGTCACAGAAATTAGCTGGTTTTACCAAAGGTGAAGCGGATGTTTTGCGTAAAGCAATGGGTAAAAAAATCTTTGCCCTACTGGAAGAACTGAAACCTAAATTTATTAATCAAGGAGCTGAAAAAGGGCATCCAAAAGATGTATTAGAGAAGATCTGGAAAGATTGGGAAGCCTTTGCAGCCTATGCTTTTAATAAATCACACTCAACTTGCTATGCTTGGGTGGCCTATCAAACAGCCTATTTAAAAGCGCATTATCCTGCTGAGTACATGGCTTCTGTGTTGAGCAATAACATGGGGCAAATCACGGATGTGACTTTCTTTATGGAAGAATGTAAACGTGCAGAAATAGAAGTTTTAGGGCCAGATGTTAATGAATCAAATCCTGGCTTTACGGTAAATGAAAATGGTCAAATCCGATTTGGATTGGCAGCTATTAAAGGAGCTGGTTCTGCTGCGGTGGAAAGTATTATCCAAGAACGTAAAGCTAATGGCCAATACAAAGATATATTTGATTTTGCAGAACGAATTCCATTAAAGAGTGTCAATAAGAAGACTTTTGAATCACTTGCAATGGCTGGTGGGTTTGATTGTTTTAAAGAATATCATAGAAAGCAATTTTTGGTTTCAGATAATGGAGAAGGTACATTAATTGAAAAAATAATTAAATACGCTCAAAAGCTGCAACATGAAAAAGATAGTGCACAAACTTCCTTATTTGGCGGGGAAGGAGGAGTAGCCATTCCGCCTCCAAGAGTTGCTGAAATGGAACCTTATTCTGAATTAGAAAAACTAAATATTGAAAAAGAAGTAGTAGGACTTTTCATTTCTGGTCATCCGTTAGATGCTTACAGATTTGAAATGGAGAGCTTTTGCAACACTCAAGTTTCGGAGTTAAATGATATTGAAAGTCTTGCATCTAAAAATGAAATAAAGGTTGGCGGTATTGTAACTGCTGTTGCACATAGACAAACCAAAACAGGAAAGCCTTTCGGTACTTTAACCTTGGAAGATTATGGCGGTTCTTTCACATTCTTCATGTTTGGAGATGATTATTTGGCGAATAAGCAATTTTATGAAAATGGTTGGTTCATTTTTATTTCCGGAAGAGTAGGGAAAAAACCATGGGGAGACCAAGCATTGGAATTCAAAATCAGCAAAGTAGAGCTGCTTTCGGAATTAAGAGACAAAAGAACCAAGAGTTTGGCTATTATGCTTGATTTAAATGCCATTACAGAAGATTTGATAGTAGAGCTTGATAATTTATGCCAAACATTTAAAGGAGAATGCGAAGTGAAATTGGAACTACAGGACAAAATCAACGGCTACAAAGTAGAAACTAAATCAAGAAAATATAAAGTTAATCCTAGTAATGAGTTGATAGAGGGTTTGAATAGAATTCCTGATTTGAATTATAGGATTTTGACTTAA
- a CDS encoding cellulose synthase family protein yields MIWEWIIIVLYGLSLLFIFFFSLGQLHLTYHYLKAKKKQKRQAVETPEMKGDFPKVCVQLPIFNEKYVVNRLVDAVCQLDYPNESLEIQLLDDSTDETTEMLEAKAQYWRSKGKNIQLIRRPDRVDFKAGALKYGMEITDAEFIAIFDADFLPQSHFLKATVPHFQNEKIGVVQTRWGHVNKDYSLLTRLQAFGLDAHFTIEQVGRNKAGSYINFNGTGGVWRKETIIDAGGWSADTLTEDLDLSYRSQLKGWEFLYREDVESPAELPIIMPAIKSQQFRWNKGGAETARKNFLNVLKSPIKFSNKLHAFFHLFNSSIFIAILITAVLSVPMLWIKSIHPELALLFQVGSVFLLGFFSIAIFYWVANKHLMKGKAHGKYFFKTFPIFITVSMGLSLHNALAVAEGLLGFKSAFIRTPKFNISDKNRSWKDNQYIKLQFSWLSVLEMILALYFAFAIFLGFSLGDYGLIIFHLMLMLGFLMVFYHSVKPQLK; encoded by the coding sequence ATGATTTGGGAGTGGATTATTATTGTACTTTACGGACTCAGCTTATTGTTCATATTCTTTTTTAGTTTAGGGCAGTTACACCTGACTTATCATTATTTAAAAGCTAAGAAAAAGCAAAAGAGGCAAGCTGTAGAAACGCCAGAAATGAAAGGTGATTTCCCTAAAGTTTGTGTACAGTTGCCTATTTTTAATGAAAAATATGTAGTCAATAGATTAGTTGATGCGGTTTGTCAATTAGATTACCCCAATGAATCCCTTGAAATTCAGCTTTTGGATGATTCCACAGACGAAACTACTGAAATGCTGGAAGCCAAAGCTCAATATTGGCGTTCAAAAGGAAAAAATATTCAGCTCATTAGAAGGCCAGATCGAGTAGATTTTAAAGCTGGCGCCTTAAAATATGGTATGGAAATTACTGATGCGGAATTCATCGCCATTTTTGATGCCGATTTCTTGCCACAATCACATTTTTTGAAAGCCACTGTTCCGCATTTTCAAAACGAAAAAATTGGGGTAGTACAAACCCGTTGGGGACACGTCAATAAAGATTATTCACTTCTCACTCGCTTACAAGCTTTCGGATTGGATGCACATTTCACTATAGAACAAGTAGGTAGAAATAAGGCAGGATCCTACATTAATTTTAATGGAACAGGCGGTGTTTGGCGTAAAGAAACTATAATAGATGCAGGAGGATGGTCAGCTGATACTTTAACAGAGGATTTGGACTTGAGTTATCGTTCGCAATTGAAGGGTTGGGAGTTTTTATATAGAGAAGATGTGGAATCTCCTGCAGAATTGCCGATTATTATGCCAGCCATAAAATCACAGCAATTCAGATGGAATAAAGGTGGAGCAGAAACAGCAAGAAAGAACTTTCTGAATGTATTAAAATCTCCCATTAAGTTTTCCAATAAGCTGCATGCATTTTTCCATTTATTCAATAGCTCTATTTTTATTGCGATCCTGATTACCGCTGTACTTAGTGTCCCCATGCTTTGGATAAAGAGTATTCACCCTGAGTTGGCACTTTTATTCCAAGTTGGAAGCGTTTTTTTATTAGGGTTTTTCTCCATTGCCATTTTTTACTGGGTAGCCAATAAACATTTGATGAAAGGAAAAGCTCATGGGAAATATTTCTTTAAGACCTTTCCGATTTTTATAACAGTATCCATGGGTTTGTCTTTGCATAATGCTTTGGCTGTGGCGGAAGGTTTACTCGGTTTCAAGTCAGCTTTTATCCGTACACCCAAATTCAATATTTCAGATAAAAATAGAAGCTGGAAGGATAATCAATACATTAAATTGCAATTCAGCTGGCTGAGTGTTTTGGAAATGATCTTAGCACTCTATTTTGCTTTTGCTATTTTCTTAGGATTTAGCTTGGGCGATTATGGTCTCATCATTTTCCATCTAATGTTGATGCTAGGGTTTTTGATGGTTTTTTATCACTCGGTAAAGCCGCAACTTAAATAA